The genomic region GGAGGACAGTTACCACCTGGTCAGCCGCCTGGGAGACGCAGCCACGGCGCTCTGCGTGATCGCGTTCCTGGCCTGGCTGCTCAACGCCCGGGACAACGCCCGTACCCTCTCGGGGAAACCGCCGCGCTACGCCTTGCCGTGGGTGTACGCGGGCTGGATCGTGCCCGTCGCGAACCTGTGGGTGCCCCGCGGGATCGTCGCCGACATCCACCGCCGGTGCGCCCCGGGAGAGCGGCTGCCGCGCGCCGTGAACTGGTGGTGGGGCCTGTGGCTCGCCGGGACGCTGAGCGGGGTGGGCCTGATGTACACGGGCTCCACGGACCAGGTCATCGCCCGCACCTACACGGACGTACCCATGCTCCTGGTCGCCGACGCGGCTGTCATCGGCGCGGCGGCGGCAGGCATCTTCGTCGTCCGCGCGCTCACCGCGGCGCAGCAGCGCCACATCAACGGCTCCGCGGGGAACGACACCACCACCGGTACGACGGACTGACCGGCCGCCGTCCGCCCCTCGGTCCTGAACACGCCCGTGGCACCGTACCCGCGCTCCGCCCGCAGTTCCTCGGACCGGCCCGTTCCGGGCAGTTGACCGCCGCTCAGAACTTCCCTGTCAGCTCCTCGATCCGGTGCCCCGTCTGCCGCTCGGCTTCCGCGACGAACTCCCGGCTGAGCCGGGGCCAGTTCCAGAAGTCGACGGCCAGACTGCCCAGCGCGAAGCCGGGGGCCCAGAGCCACTCCGTCATCGGGATCGGCTTCACGCAGGAGGGGCAGCTGACACCGGCGTGCCCGGTCGCCCGCCAGGCCTCGATGCCCTGGCAGAAGGGCCGCCAGGCGTCCTCGTCCACTGCGTGGACGAGGCTCTGGTAGTCGATGAACCTGATCTCCCGCGCGCAGCGTGGACAGACGGCCGACACCGCCTCGGAGGCGCCCTGACCGCCGCAGTACTGGTTCCGGCCGACGATCACCGCCACCGGCCCCGGCGCGTCCGGCTCGTCCGACGCGTCGGAGACCGCTCGCGCCCAGTGCGGGCCCGGCAGATGGCCGACATCGGTGCCCATGCTGTACATGCCGTCGCGGGTGAGTTCGCGGGTGACGATGCCCTGTTCGACGAGCCAGTCGACCAGCCGGGGGGCGAGCCGTTCGGCTTCCTCCTGCGTCGCCTCGACATCGATGACCGTCTGGAAATGGTCGCCCATGGTCTCCCCCGCCTCGCAGCCCCGTACCGCACACCCGACTCGATGGGCCGGCGCTCGCCGATGAGTGACGGCCCCCACGCCCTTGATCCTGCACAATTCCGTCGGCCGCGTCGAGCTGTTCCGGC from Streptomyces sp. NBC_01267 harbors:
- a CDS encoding DUF4328 domain-containing protein encodes the protein MNDPIAPPALRPVRGAAHCAVAAFALSGATWLVRALWQLRLAASGVPAAGPPDQGDGRHRPLTALEDSYHLVSRLGDAATALCVIAFLAWLLNARDNARTLSGKPPRYALPWVYAGWIVPVANLWVPRGIVADIHRRCAPGERLPRAVNWWWGLWLAGTLSGVGLMYTGSTDQVIARTYTDVPMLLVADAAVIGAAAAGIFVVRALTAAQQRHINGSAGNDTTTGTTD